The proteins below are encoded in one region of Mya arenaria isolate MELC-2E11 chromosome 15, ASM2691426v1:
- the LOC128220341 gene encoding cilia- and flagella-associated protein 300-like, whose product MEERKPKFTFRLSEGKKFSTLEDKDNKELLKKWSMQGNLIAQMYTFDQAFQVYQKEEFVLDLMRDPNVLSTLLVASRDGTPRMLNTSPESVSVESVPCSVLSMTFFDRLYGPIVRDSGHLIKCFDEFFEDFTISDELRKMFLSEESDHCDLYSDTEKEEFLFRLFMHVCLGGQICQYEDTLEPYLNLVKALYKDLISVQKNAETKELNIISSVFKITASDKDDDVFYPSSKSHIQNFSYLVVDPLKRHVIVLSHQFGGGIFS is encoded by the exons ATGGAGGAAAGGAAACCGAAATTTACATTTCGCCTGTCTGAAGGCAAGAAGTTTAGCACTTTAGAAGACAAAGACAATAAAGAGTTGCtgaaaaaatg GTCGATGCAAGGAAACCTGATAGCGCAGATGTACACCTTTGACCAGGCATTCCAAGTGTACCAGAAGGAGGAGTTTGTCTTG GATTTAATGAGAGACCCAAATGTGCTGTCAACGCTGCTCGTCGCTAGTAGAGATGGGACACCCAGGATGCTAA ACACATCTCCTGAGTCTGTCTCTGTAGAATCGGTTCCCTGCTCGGTATTGTCCATGACGTTCTTTGACCGATTGTATGGGCCAATTGTTCGCGACTCCGGACATCTCATAAAGTGCTTTGATGAGTTCTTTGAGGATTTCACCATCTCTGATGAACTTAGGAAG ATGTTTTTGAGCGAAGAGTCAGACCACTGCGACCTTTACAGTGATACGGAGAAGGAGGAGTTCCTGTTTCGCCTGTTCATGCACGTGTGTCTTGGGGGACAGATCTGCCAATATGAGGATACCCTGGAGCCCTACCTCAATCTCGTCAAGGCCCTATACAAGGACTTAATCAG TGTCCAAAAGAATGCTGAGACAAAAGAACTAAACATTATATCCAGTGTGTTCAAAATCACGGCTTCA GACAAAGATGACGATGTGTTTTACCCGAGTTCGAAATCTCATATTCAGAACTTTTCATACCTGGTCGTGGATCCATTAAAACGCCATGTGATTGTGTTATCCCACCAGTTTGGAGGTGGCATATTTTCATGA
- the LOC128220626 gene encoding putative lipoyltransferase 2, mitochondrial: MLAANRLVHVINLQRMGFVSAYDVQMRYARYHLDELAGKQGAQGFNVILLVEHNPVYTIGLRDRSYTKNDEIKLRQTGAEFHRTNRGGLITFHGPGQLVAYPILNLKDFKIGMRDYVCKLEKTMIGTCEYFGLKARTTENTGVWIEDRKIGAIGIHGSRYITTHGVSLNCNTDLAWFKHIVPCGIEGKGVTSLTEELQKDVNIASTIPVFLDTFRQKFDCEIEEQFLSKQDFDILPTKENLLKIEKEYSNSIDDVDGDVEDEKNRVGQQRC; encoded by the exons ATGTGATCAATCTTCAGCGAATGGGATTTGTTAGTGCATATGATGTGCAGATGCGATATGCACGCTATCATCTAGATGAACTTGCCGGAAAACAGGGAGCTCAGGGATTCAATGTGATTCTGTTGGTTGAACATAACCCTGTTTACACCATTGGCCTGAGAGACAGATCTTAcaccaaaaatgatgaaattaagTTAAGACAGACTGGGGCGGAATTCCATCGAACCAACAGAGGTGGTTTGATCACTTTCCATGGGCCAGGTCAGCTTGTTGCTTACCCGATTTTGAATCTGAAAGACTTTAAGATTGGCATGAGGGACTATGTTTGCAAACTTGAGAAAACCATGATTGGAACGTGTGAGTACTTTGGGCTCAAGGCAAGAACAACAGAGAATACTGGGGTCTGGATTGAAGACAGGAAAATTGGAGCCATAG GAATCCATGGCAGTCGGTACATCACAACCCATGGGGTGTCACTTAACTGCAACACAGACCTGGCATGGTTCAAACACATCGTGCCATGTGGTATCGAGGGTAAAGGGGTCACCTCCCTTACCGAGGAGCTTCAAAAAGATGTCAACATCGCCAGTACCATACCTGTTTTCCTTGACACGTTTAGGCAGAAATTTGACTGTGAGATTGAAGAACAGTTTTTATCAAAGCAGGATTTTGATATCTTGCCGACTAAGGAAAATTTGCTCAAGATTGAGAAAGAGTATAGCAATTCCATAGATGATGTGGATGGTGATGTTGAAGATGAAAAGAACAGGGTTGGTCAGCAAAGGTGCTAA